From Oceanipulchritudo coccoides, the proteins below share one genomic window:
- a CDS encoding TolC family protein codes for MLKKHLFLLFILCGNSLILAATVDLNLKGALDRAPEANFQILLSEQGLVVQEEATRSARSGLLPQVSLQASQGRSMNPTVDAFSAALPGAKKRYFNDRFDALLRARLSLVNTRTWDDWKISKLTLQATRLQLDNTVQEVLRSIGLAYFAHWRNQRRLDVIDANLERDRLLLRIARDQQDAGVATDLDVTRAEVRLATNELARLQQETTLMDSSLRLKRILNISLDNQLNLVREAFDIELAELDYDRSGLADVLEKRPDYRRLQTELERESLALRASKRDRLPSLDLTGEWGLASESWSDSMEEQWAVGIGLSMPIFEGFRLDAQKRAAAAALRQKELELEDLTAQIEADYRLALQTMESGFRRVEVARRAVALNEREFELSRIRFEEGVADNSDVVDAQANLADAEDALVEAEYQYAQARINLAYVEGDVRAILQ; via the coding sequence ATGCTCAAGAAACATTTGTTCTTATTGTTCATCTTGTGTGGAAACAGCCTTATCCTCGCAGCAACCGTGGATCTGAACTTGAAGGGTGCCCTCGACCGGGCCCCGGAAGCAAACTTCCAGATTCTCTTGTCGGAACAGGGACTTGTCGTGCAGGAAGAGGCCACTCGCAGTGCCCGCAGCGGGCTCCTTCCACAGGTCAGTCTCCAAGCCTCACAGGGGCGATCCATGAATCCAACCGTCGATGCTTTCAGCGCAGCCCTGCCGGGCGCAAAAAAGCGTTACTTCAATGACCGCTTTGATGCCTTGTTGCGCGCAAGGCTCTCGCTTGTGAACACCCGAACCTGGGATGACTGGAAAATTTCCAAACTGACCCTTCAAGCGACCAGGCTTCAGCTGGATAACACCGTCCAGGAGGTGCTTCGCTCCATCGGCTTGGCCTACTTCGCGCATTGGCGAAACCAGCGCCGGCTTGATGTGATCGATGCAAACCTCGAGCGCGACCGCCTGCTCCTGCGGATTGCCAGGGACCAGCAGGATGCCGGGGTCGCCACGGATCTTGACGTGACCCGCGCGGAAGTACGCCTTGCGACAAATGAGCTGGCACGCCTCCAACAGGAGACAACCCTCATGGATAGCTCGCTGCGCCTGAAGCGCATCCTCAATATTTCACTGGATAACCAGTTGAACCTCGTCCGGGAAGCCTTCGATATCGAACTCGCTGAACTGGATTATGACAGGTCCGGGCTAGCGGACGTCTTGGAAAAACGACCCGATTACCGCCGTTTGCAGACGGAGCTTGAGCGGGAAAGCCTGGCCCTCCGCGCCAGCAAGCGGGACCGGCTCCCATCCCTCGACCTGACCGGGGAATGGGGACTCGCCTCGGAGTCATGGAGCGATTCGATGGAGGAACAGTGGGCTGTCGGTATCGGGCTCTCGATGCCCATTTTTGAGGGATTCCGGCTGGATGCCCAAAAGCGCGCCGCCGCCGCCGCCCTGCGGCAAAAGGAGCTCGAGCTCGAGGATTTGACGGCCCAGATCGAGGCGGATTACCGCTTGGCCTTGCAAACCATGGAATCCGGGTTTCGCCGGGTCGAGGTGGCTCGCCGGGCCGTCGCCCTCAATGAGCGGGAATTTGAACTTTCCCGGATCCGATTTGAGGAAGGGGTGGCTGACAATAGCGATGTGGTCGATGCCCAAGCCAATCTGGCTGATGCGGAGGATGCCTTGGTCGAGGCCGAATACCAGTATGCGCAGGCCCGGATCAACCTGGCCTATGTCGAGGGGGATGTACGGGCAATCCTGCAATAG
- a CDS encoding NAD(P)/FAD-dependent oxidoreductase, translated as MQAPVKPVEIVSNADRIRIIGQGLTGSLLALALHEKGIPFVVQDVSLPGTASPVAPGIVNPLAGRHFRPPERIDELLAEIGQSMALVRKHLGTDIWNPCPILRMFAEPTQIDRFERTLSSHESKAFVEERFLENTFPHLNDVFGSFLTKQGGWANLPLLCSAMRDWLKKDGRLIEQQWDPNEAEEAGLNEVLCFCEGWQVANNSHWSFIPHNPAKGEMLIVRFEEELPRDRIYNQGCWVQPIEEDLWRVGATYSWSNFEGGPSLDGAEDLQERLHLLTQIPFHVQDQVAGVRPIVEDYNPVIGQHPEKANWFILNAMGSKGVLQAPMAVNLLARILLEGKSPPSEWAVSRFT; from the coding sequence ATGCAAGCACCAGTCAAGCCAGTCGAAATCGTCTCAAACGCCGACCGGATCCGCATAATCGGGCAAGGTCTGACGGGTAGCCTTCTCGCTTTGGCGCTTCATGAAAAGGGGATCCCGTTCGTTGTTCAGGATGTCAGCCTTCCCGGCACAGCCTCCCCGGTAGCCCCGGGAATCGTGAATCCGCTCGCCGGCCGGCATTTTCGCCCCCCTGAACGAATCGATGAGTTGCTGGCGGAGATTGGTCAAAGCATGGCCCTCGTCAGGAAACATCTGGGGACGGATATCTGGAATCCCTGCCCGATCCTGCGCATGTTCGCGGAGCCAACCCAGATTGACCGCTTTGAGCGGACCCTGAGTTCTCATGAGAGCAAAGCCTTCGTCGAGGAACGGTTTTTGGAAAACACTTTTCCGCACCTAAACGACGTCTTTGGCAGCTTCCTCACCAAGCAGGGCGGATGGGCTAATCTGCCGCTACTCTGTTCGGCAATGCGCGACTGGCTGAAAAAGGATGGACGCCTGATTGAGCAACAGTGGGACCCCAATGAAGCGGAAGAAGCAGGTTTAAATGAAGTGCTGTGTTTCTGCGAAGGCTGGCAAGTGGCGAACAATTCCCATTGGTCATTCATCCCACACAATCCGGCAAAGGGGGAAATGCTCATTGTCCGCTTTGAGGAAGAGTTGCCTCGAGATCGCATCTACAACCAGGGTTGCTGGGTTCAACCGATCGAGGAGGATCTCTGGCGTGTCGGAGCCACCTACAGCTGGTCCAATTTTGAAGGGGGGCCTTCCCTTGACGGAGCCGAAGATCTGCAGGAACGGCTTCATCTATTGACGCAAATTCCTTTCCATGTGCAAGACCAAGTAGCCGGGGTAAGACCGATCGTCGAGGATTACAATCCGGTCATCGGACAGCATCCCGAGAAGGCGAACTGGTTTATCCTGAATGCGATGGGATCCAAGGGAGTTCTGCAGGCACCGATGGCAGTGAACCTGCTTGCGCGCATTCTTCTGGAAGGGAAAAGTCCACCATCCGAGTGGGCTGTCTCGCGGTTTACCTGA
- the pyrF gene encoding orotidine-5'-phosphate decarboxylase, with amino-acid sequence MTFITQLQSSWESTASMVCVGLDPQMDRLPASIRTAGKPFLEFNKRIIDATLPYACAYKPQFAYFAAENRLDELLQTMDYLREVAPGRIVILDAKRGDIGSTADQYAREAFEFYKAHAVTVNPYMGGDTLLPFTRFAEKGVVVLCKTSNPGSAELQDLILENGDPLYLEVAKRAARDWNANRNLCLVVGATYPKELARIRESVGEMPLLVPGIGAQGGDLEATLRAGLRADGWGLLINSSRGILYASSGDDFAEAAGAAARELQEACLSFQKNILQEAAQ; translated from the coding sequence ATGACTTTTATTACACAACTTCAGTCCTCCTGGGAATCGACGGCCTCCATGGTTTGTGTTGGTCTGGATCCTCAGATGGATCGGTTGCCGGCATCGATACGGACAGCAGGCAAGCCGTTCCTTGAATTCAACAAACGCATCATCGACGCGACGCTCCCCTACGCCTGTGCTTACAAGCCCCAGTTTGCCTATTTTGCGGCCGAGAACCGGCTTGATGAATTGCTGCAAACAATGGATTACCTGCGGGAGGTGGCTCCGGGACGGATTGTCATCCTCGATGCCAAGCGCGGGGACATTGGCAGTACCGCTGACCAGTATGCGCGGGAAGCGTTTGAATTCTATAAGGCACACGCTGTCACGGTGAATCCCTACATGGGTGGAGACACCTTGCTTCCTTTCACCCGCTTTGCTGAGAAAGGTGTTGTCGTGCTCTGCAAGACATCCAATCCCGGCTCGGCGGAGCTGCAGGATCTCATTCTTGAAAATGGGGATCCGCTTTATCTGGAGGTGGCCAAAAGGGCAGCACGGGACTGGAACGCAAATCGCAATCTTTGCCTGGTCGTTGGAGCAACCTATCCGAAGGAGCTTGCCCGAATTCGGGAATCAGTCGGCGAGATGCCTTTGCTGGTTCCTGGAATTGGTGCCCAGGGCGGTGATCTTGAAGCAACCCTCCGGGCCGGTTTGCGTGCGGATGGGTGGGGACTCCTTATCAACAGTTCCCGGGGAATTCTTTATGCCTCCTCTGGCGATGATTTTGCCGAGGCTGCCGGGGCCGCTGCCAGGGAATTACAAGAGGCCTGCCTGTCCTTCCAAAAAAACATCCTTCAGGAGGCCGCGCAATGA
- a CDS encoding DoxX family protein — MKSTIQGIKSMFRHPDLGLMIIRAALGIILMLAGWNKFMAGEAQLQWVGSNMKYIGMDVGTDTLAALFYGVLAAGTELLGGLLLIAGWLFRTATVPLMGTMFIATLFKYQTTAGDLTQFGYPMIFFFVLLGLLLIGPGKFSLQRD; from the coding sequence ATGAAGAGCACTATTCAAGGGATCAAGTCCATGTTTCGACACCCGGATCTCGGGTTGATGATCATCCGTGCCGCACTGGGGATTATTCTCATGCTTGCCGGATGGAACAAGTTCATGGCGGGTGAGGCCCAACTCCAATGGGTCGGCTCCAATATGAAATATATCGGGATGGATGTGGGAACCGACACGCTGGCAGCATTGTTCTATGGTGTCCTTGCAGCTGGAACTGAGCTTCTCGGCGGCCTTCTCCTGATTGCTGGTTGGCTCTTTCGCACCGCTACCGTGCCGCTCATGGGGACCATGTTTATCGCTACGCTCTTCAAATACCAAACAACGGCCGGCGATCTGACCCAGTTTGGATACCCGATGATCTTCTTCTTTGTCCTCCTCGGTCTCCTGCTGATTGGCCCCGGTAAATTCAGCTTGCAGCGGGATTAG
- a CDS encoding heavy metal translocating P-type ATPase, whose protein sequence is MNKGKERCLPCEAPGISGFGFRIGISLALSGQAMVFGLGYNNALASGEAPSPESTLYWVLHGSLILSSIVVIGLLGGPLLKESVKALRDLRFSVEALFVLSTVGALGGSLISTITGEGSVYYEVVSLVLCVYAIGKQVGAVQKGQLGAAVSSFRNAFDVATIQMPDGQRERLPVSRLNNSHVVLVSPGDPIPIDAVISEGSGYIRETSLTGEPAPVSKKAGDEVLAGTWSVDGNLKLVPKLGQPRTIDQILELLEAAPAAPSKLQKTADRLMQVFVPVVSLTSLATFLGWFFVSCEPWWDALFNSMAVLLVACPCALGLAMPAGIWAGLFYMSQRGVVGRHGHLLDTLAECQTVIFDKTGTLSHFDLKADTSQLGHGDMERFRVIDEVASLGAASHHPVSQALAELSEMRLAVSAVQVYPGAGIGGNVGGDSLVIGELGLLEEKGIRLPDELPSGHGKPVHVARSGVYAGALFLNEVLREEAGATLQALRELGCRCMILSGDPGSEHAAIGDVPVEGGLSPEAKAERVLMATEEGGEVLFVGDGVNDVLAMQASHSALAIDLGAALATEFADGLLVEGQISALPGAIRHARKLKAALQGNLLFALCYNLIGMGLAAGGVLHPVVAALLMVGSSAVVSFRALSVASRVS, encoded by the coding sequence ATGAATAAGGGTAAGGAACGCTGTCTGCCTTGCGAGGCGCCCGGTATATCCGGATTTGGGTTTCGTATTGGTATTTCCCTTGCACTCTCCGGGCAGGCCATGGTTTTCGGCCTTGGATACAATAATGCACTGGCCTCCGGTGAAGCTCCCTCACCTGAAAGTACCCTTTACTGGGTGTTGCATGGGTCGCTCATCCTCTCCTCGATAGTGGTCATCGGTCTTCTGGGGGGACCACTCCTGAAGGAAAGTGTGAAGGCCCTCCGCGATCTGCGCTTCAGTGTCGAGGCCCTGTTTGTCCTCAGTACGGTGGGTGCGCTGGGAGGGTCTCTTATTTCCACGATCACTGGGGAAGGGAGTGTCTATTACGAGGTCGTTTCTTTGGTTCTCTGCGTGTACGCCATCGGGAAACAGGTCGGGGCGGTCCAGAAAGGGCAACTCGGGGCAGCAGTCTCCTCCTTTAGAAATGCCTTTGATGTAGCGACTATCCAAATGCCGGACGGTCAACGTGAGCGCCTTCCGGTGTCCCGGTTAAACAATTCACACGTGGTCCTCGTCTCCCCGGGGGATCCAATTCCGATCGATGCAGTTATCAGCGAGGGCAGTGGTTACATCCGGGAAACTTCCCTGACGGGAGAGCCGGCGCCTGTCTCCAAAAAGGCGGGCGATGAGGTCCTGGCAGGGACCTGGTCGGTTGACGGCAATTTGAAGTTGGTCCCGAAGCTCGGCCAGCCGCGCACAATTGACCAGATCCTCGAACTGCTCGAAGCTGCCCCAGCTGCCCCATCCAAATTACAGAAGACAGCTGACCGACTGATGCAGGTCTTTGTTCCCGTGGTCAGCCTGACCTCCCTGGCGACCTTTTTGGGCTGGTTTTTCGTTTCCTGCGAGCCCTGGTGGGACGCCCTTTTCAATTCCATGGCGGTTCTGCTGGTGGCTTGTCCTTGTGCGCTCGGGTTGGCCATGCCGGCCGGCATCTGGGCGGGGCTTTTCTACATGAGCCAACGTGGAGTGGTCGGCCGACACGGGCATTTGCTGGATACGCTGGCCGAATGCCAGACCGTCATCTTCGACAAAACGGGGACCTTGAGCCATTTTGACTTGAAGGCGGACACGTCCCAGCTCGGGCATGGTGATATGGAGCGCTTCCGGGTCATTGATGAAGTGGCCAGTCTAGGCGCGGCCAGCCACCACCCTGTGAGTCAGGCCTTGGCGGAATTGTCGGAGATGCGCCTGGCCGTCAGCGCGGTCCAGGTTTACCCGGGCGCTGGCATCGGGGGAAACGTCGGGGGTGATTCACTGGTCATCGGCGAGCTGGGCCTGCTGGAGGAAAAAGGAATCCGCCTTCCGGACGAACTGCCCTCTGGCCATGGCAAGCCGGTGCATGTGGCACGCTCGGGAGTTTATGCCGGTGCGCTTTTCCTCAATGAGGTCCTGCGGGAAGAGGCGGGCGCGACTTTGCAGGCCCTTCGCGAATTGGGCTGCCGGTGTATGATCTTAAGCGGTGATCCGGGATCCGAGCATGCCGCTATCGGCGATGTGCCGGTTGAGGGAGGGCTGAGCCCGGAAGCCAAGGCTGAGAGGGTTCTGATGGCCACTGAGGAGGGGGGCGAAGTGCTGTTTGTCGGGGACGGGGTCAACGATGTCCTCGCGATGCAGGCAAGCCATTCGGCTCTGGCCATTGATCTTGGGGCAGCTCTGGCAACTGAGTTTGCGGATGGATTGCTGGTGGAGGGCCAGATCTCGGCCTTGCCGGGGGCTATTCGCCACGCCCGGAAATTGAAGGCTGCCCTGCAGGGGAACCTCCTCTTTGCGCTCTGTTATAATTTGATTGGCATGGGGCTCGCCGCAGGTGGCGTGCTGCATCCTGTTGTGGCCGCACTCTTGATGGTGGGCTCTTCGGCTGTTGTTTCCTTCCGCGCCTTGAGCGTCGCCAGCCGGGTCTCCTGA
- a CDS encoding cytochrome c3 family protein yields the protein MANLFPKWSNTVPLRLVLAVMVLGVTAVAGVTYYLTPKYSRVGYAPKQPVAYNHYLHAEQLGIDCRYCHSYVDESGHANVPDAGTCMNCHSQVKKDSPLLEPIRTSYETGEPVEWVRIHKVPDYVYFNHAVHVNRGVSCVECHGEINKMEVVHHSEPLSMAFCLDCHRNPEDKIRPLDEVYNLNWTPENEAAHAEWAKEAVINWNVNPPQSCSGCHR from the coding sequence ATGGCGAATCTTTTTCCCAAATGGTCTAACACGGTCCCCTTGCGACTCGTCCTTGCCGTAATGGTGCTAGGCGTGACCGCGGTTGCCGGCGTGACATACTATCTTACACCGAAGTACTCGCGTGTGGGCTATGCGCCCAAGCAACCTGTTGCCTACAATCACTATCTTCATGCCGAGCAATTGGGGATTGATTGCCGGTACTGCCACTCCTACGTGGACGAATCCGGACATGCCAATGTCCCCGATGCCGGAACCTGCATGAATTGCCACAGCCAGGTCAAGAAGGACAGCCCGCTGCTTGAGCCGATCCGGACAAGCTACGAGACGGGTGAACCGGTGGAATGGGTCCGCATCCACAAGGTGCCGGACTACGTGTATTTCAATCACGCTGTCCACGTGAACCGGGGTGTCAGCTGTGTGGAGTGCCATGGCGAGATCAACAAAATGGAAGTGGTCCATCACTCCGAGCCGCTATCAATGGCCTTTTGCCTCGATTGTCACCGGAATCCTGAAGACAAGATCCGCCCGCTGGACGAGGTCTACAACTTGAACTGGACACCGGAAAACGAGGCGGCTCATGCCGAATGGGCCAAGGAAGCCGTCATCAACTGGAATGTTAACCCTCCGCAAAGCTGCTCAGGCTGTCACCGATGA